A window of Coregonus clupeaformis isolate EN_2021a chromosome 28, ASM2061545v1, whole genome shotgun sequence contains these coding sequences:
- the LOC121543404 gene encoding protein arginine N-methyltransferase 8-B isoform X3, with protein sequence MGLRHSRCLLLRRKMAEPDNSEQQRTITAPQSQSFQPASLPKPVPTVHHVPHPPHTPHVAALPTCPGRGKMAKLLNPEEMTSQDYYFDSYAHFGIHEIECSSISEYSEKIIKSNHLHNVITIFKGKVEEVELPVEKVDIIISEWMGYCLFYESMLNTVIFARDKWLKPGGLMFPDRAALYVVAIEDRQYKDFKIHWWENVYGFDMTCIRNVAMREPLVDVVDPKQVVTNSCLVKEVDIYTVKPEDLSFTTAFCLQIQRNDYVHAMVTYFNIEFTKCHKKTGFSTAPEAASTHWKQTVFYLEDYLTVRKGEEILGSIAVRPNEKNVRDLEFTFELDFKGQLCDAAISHDYKMR encoded by the exons ATGGGACTGAGGCACTCGCGTTGCCTGCTCCTTCGGAGAAAAATGGCGGAGCCGGACAATTCTGAG CAGCAGCGTACCATCACTGCCCCCCAGTCCCAGTCCTTTCAACCCGCCTCCTTGCCCAAACCTGTGCCTACCGTCCACCATGTGCCGCACCCTCCACATACACCCCATGTAGCGGCCCTGCCCACCTGCCCCGGGCGCGGCAAGATGGCAAAGCTGCTCAACCCGGAGGAAATGACATCACAGGACTACTACTTTGACTCCTACGCCCACTTTGGcatccatgag ATTGAGTGTTCCAGTATATCAGAGTATTCTGAGAAGATCATCAAGTCCAACCACCTACACAATG TCATCACCATCTTCAAGGggaaggtggaggaggtggaacTGCCAGTGGAGAAAGTAGACATCATCATCTCAGAGTGGATGGGCTACTGTCTCTTCTACGAGTCTATGCTCAATACGGTCATCTTCGCCAGGGACAAATGGcta AAGCCTGGAGGGCTGATGTTTCCTGACAGGGCTGCCCTGTATGTAGTGGCCATCGAGGACAGGCAGTACAAGGACTTCAAGATACACT ggtgggAGAACGTGTACGGTTTTGACATGACCTGCATCCGTAACGTGGCCATGAGAGAGCCCCTGGTGGACGTGGTGGACCCCAAACAGGTGGTGACCAACTCCTGCCTAGtcaag GAAGTGGACATCTACACGGTGAAGCCTGAGGACCTGTCTTTCACCACGGCCTTCTGCCTGCAGATCCAGAGGAACGACTATGTCCACGCCATGGTCACCTACTTCAACATCGAGTTCACCAAGTGTCATAAGAAGACTGGCTTCTCTACCG CTCCTGAAGCCGCCAGTACCCACTGGAAGCAGACAGTGTTTTACCTGGAGGACTACCTGACtgtgaggaagggagaggagatacTGGGCAGCATCGCCGTCAGGCCCAACGAAAAGAACGTG CGGGACCTGGAGTTCACCTTTGAGTTGGACTTTAAAGGACAGCTGTGCGATGCGGCCATTTCCCACGACTACAAGATGCGCTAG
- the LOC121543404 gene encoding protein arginine N-methyltransferase 8-B isoform X1, whose product MGLRHSRCLLLRRKMAEPDNSEQQRTITAPQSQSFQPASLPKPVPTVHHVPHPPHTPHVAALPTCPGRGKMAKLLNPEEMTSQDYYFDSYAHFGIHEEMLKDEVRTLTYRNAMYHNKHMFKDKIVLDVGSGTGILSMFAANAGARHVYGIECSSISEYSEKIIKSNHLHNVITIFKGKVEEVELPVEKVDIIISEWMGYCLFYESMLNTVIFARDKWLKPGGLMFPDRAALYVVAIEDRQYKDFKIHWWENVYGFDMTCIRNVAMREPLVDVVDPKQVVTNSCLVKEVDIYTVKPEDLSFTTAFCLQIQRNDYVHAMVTYFNIEFTKCHKKTGFSTAPEAASTHWKQTVFYLEDYLTVRKGEEILGSIAVRPNEKNVRDLEFTFELDFKGQLCDAAISHDYKMR is encoded by the exons ATGGGACTGAGGCACTCGCGTTGCCTGCTCCTTCGGAGAAAAATGGCGGAGCCGGACAATTCTGAG CAGCAGCGTACCATCACTGCCCCCCAGTCCCAGTCCTTTCAACCCGCCTCCTTGCCCAAACCTGTGCCTACCGTCCACCATGTGCCGCACCCTCCACATACACCCCATGTAGCGGCCCTGCCCACCTGCCCCGGGCGCGGCAAGATGGCAAAGCTGCTCAACCCGGAGGAAATGACATCACAGGACTACTACTTTGACTCCTACGCCCACTTTGGcatccatgag GAGATGCTGAAGGATGAAGTGCGAACCCTGACATATAGGAATGCCATGTACCACAACAAGCACATGTTCAAGGACAAGATAGTTCTGGATGTGGGCAGTGGGACAGGCATCCTGTCCATGTTCGCTGCCAACGCGGGCGCCAGGCACGTGTACGGG ATTGAGTGTTCCAGTATATCAGAGTATTCTGAGAAGATCATCAAGTCCAACCACCTACACAATG TCATCACCATCTTCAAGGggaaggtggaggaggtggaacTGCCAGTGGAGAAAGTAGACATCATCATCTCAGAGTGGATGGGCTACTGTCTCTTCTACGAGTCTATGCTCAATACGGTCATCTTCGCCAGGGACAAATGGcta AAGCCTGGAGGGCTGATGTTTCCTGACAGGGCTGCCCTGTATGTAGTGGCCATCGAGGACAGGCAGTACAAGGACTTCAAGATACACT ggtgggAGAACGTGTACGGTTTTGACATGACCTGCATCCGTAACGTGGCCATGAGAGAGCCCCTGGTGGACGTGGTGGACCCCAAACAGGTGGTGACCAACTCCTGCCTAGtcaag GAAGTGGACATCTACACGGTGAAGCCTGAGGACCTGTCTTTCACCACGGCCTTCTGCCTGCAGATCCAGAGGAACGACTATGTCCACGCCATGGTCACCTACTTCAACATCGAGTTCACCAAGTGTCATAAGAAGACTGGCTTCTCTACCG CTCCTGAAGCCGCCAGTACCCACTGGAAGCAGACAGTGTTTTACCTGGAGGACTACCTGACtgtgaggaagggagaggagatacTGGGCAGCATCGCCGTCAGGCCCAACGAAAAGAACGTG CGGGACCTGGAGTTCACCTTTGAGTTGGACTTTAAAGGACAGCTGTGCGATGCGGCCATTTCCCACGACTACAAGATGCGCTAG
- the LOC121543404 gene encoding protein arginine N-methyltransferase 8-B isoform X2, with translation MGLRHSRCLLLRRKMAEPDNSEQRTITAPQSQSFQPASLPKPVPTVHHVPHPPHTPHVAALPTCPGRGKMAKLLNPEEMTSQDYYFDSYAHFGIHEEMLKDEVRTLTYRNAMYHNKHMFKDKIVLDVGSGTGILSMFAANAGARHVYGIECSSISEYSEKIIKSNHLHNVITIFKGKVEEVELPVEKVDIIISEWMGYCLFYESMLNTVIFARDKWLKPGGLMFPDRAALYVVAIEDRQYKDFKIHWWENVYGFDMTCIRNVAMREPLVDVVDPKQVVTNSCLVKEVDIYTVKPEDLSFTTAFCLQIQRNDYVHAMVTYFNIEFTKCHKKTGFSTAPEAASTHWKQTVFYLEDYLTVRKGEEILGSIAVRPNEKNVRDLEFTFELDFKGQLCDAAISHDYKMR, from the exons ATGGGACTGAGGCACTCGCGTTGCCTGCTCCTTCGGAGAAAAATGGCGGAGCCGGACAATTCTGAG CAGCGTACCATCACTGCCCCCCAGTCCCAGTCCTTTCAACCCGCCTCCTTGCCCAAACCTGTGCCTACCGTCCACCATGTGCCGCACCCTCCACATACACCCCATGTAGCGGCCCTGCCCACCTGCCCCGGGCGCGGCAAGATGGCAAAGCTGCTCAACCCGGAGGAAATGACATCACAGGACTACTACTTTGACTCCTACGCCCACTTTGGcatccatgag GAGATGCTGAAGGATGAAGTGCGAACCCTGACATATAGGAATGCCATGTACCACAACAAGCACATGTTCAAGGACAAGATAGTTCTGGATGTGGGCAGTGGGACAGGCATCCTGTCCATGTTCGCTGCCAACGCGGGCGCCAGGCACGTGTACGGG ATTGAGTGTTCCAGTATATCAGAGTATTCTGAGAAGATCATCAAGTCCAACCACCTACACAATG TCATCACCATCTTCAAGGggaaggtggaggaggtggaacTGCCAGTGGAGAAAGTAGACATCATCATCTCAGAGTGGATGGGCTACTGTCTCTTCTACGAGTCTATGCTCAATACGGTCATCTTCGCCAGGGACAAATGGcta AAGCCTGGAGGGCTGATGTTTCCTGACAGGGCTGCCCTGTATGTAGTGGCCATCGAGGACAGGCAGTACAAGGACTTCAAGATACACT ggtgggAGAACGTGTACGGTTTTGACATGACCTGCATCCGTAACGTGGCCATGAGAGAGCCCCTGGTGGACGTGGTGGACCCCAAACAGGTGGTGACCAACTCCTGCCTAGtcaag GAAGTGGACATCTACACGGTGAAGCCTGAGGACCTGTCTTTCACCACGGCCTTCTGCCTGCAGATCCAGAGGAACGACTATGTCCACGCCATGGTCACCTACTTCAACATCGAGTTCACCAAGTGTCATAAGAAGACTGGCTTCTCTACCG CTCCTGAAGCCGCCAGTACCCACTGGAAGCAGACAGTGTTTTACCTGGAGGACTACCTGACtgtgaggaagggagaggagatacTGGGCAGCATCGCCGTCAGGCCCAACGAAAAGAACGTG CGGGACCTGGAGTTCACCTTTGAGTTGGACTTTAAAGGACAGCTGTGCGATGCGGCCATTTCCCACGACTACAAGATGCGCTAG